The DNA region CCAAAGGGGTTCTCTTCATACAAACACTCTTCAATTATTTATCAAACTCACGTTAGAATACGCTAAAAGACGAAATCCCAGACGGGTCTCCTTGAGTGTATCGTAGCTCAGTGCGAGTTTTCGATAGGTATCCTGCCACCCGAAGGTTCGCTCAACTTTATATCGGTCTTTGTATATCTCTTTGCGAAACCAACGAAACATGCGGGCAATGACGATAGGTTCCTTAGCATTGCGTCGGTTGGGATAAATCACGGGGATCAGTCCATGTGCTGTAATCAGGTGATGATTCGCCTTAGAATCAAACCCCGAGTCAAGGGTGAGAGCCGACCCCGAAAGATCCATGCCAATGCGTTTACTAAAGGCACTCATATCGCTGAAGGCTTCGGGCAAAATCGTTGTATCATGCTTATTGACAGGTTGGGTCGTTATGGGTGCGATGATGAACCCATGATTATCGGTGATCGTCAGTTCTTTTTCACCTTTCTGGTGTTTGTGTCCTGAATATCCTATGCCATCACCCCTTTTTTGACGACCGTATTTGACCCATCTCCATGAAGGCACGTCGCGTCAAGTTGGTCAGTCTCGAGTAGGTGTAGCACCGAGGCTTCAAAGAGTTTCTCATACGAACCATCTTTGGACCAGCGATTCTGCCATTTATAGACGTTAGACCAATGGATTTCATTTCGCCGGGTTCGGAGCTGATTCCATTGAATGCCGGTATGTAGGACATAGAGGATATAGTTGAATATCTTGTAGAAAGAGAGTTTCGGCTCTGGTCCTTTGAAGCGTTTCTTGAGATGTGGCAAGATATAGCGATTGAAATCCTTGCGGGACACCTGCTTGGGAATACCGTTGTATCTCGGTTGCTTTTCGGGGGTGTTTGTCATGAGAAGACCTCAGCGAGAAAAGAATCGTTATCAACTCGAAAGAAAGGACATAAAGTCTCACATTTTCTTTCACTATTGTACTACATTTCTACTTTTTACTCAATATGACTTCACAAGAAAAGACGCGTGCCAGCCGCACGGAA from Candidatus Poribacteria bacterium includes:
- a CDS encoding transposase, which translates into the protein MTNTPEKQPRYNGIPKQVSRKDFNRYILPHLKKRFKGPEPKLSFYKIFNYILYVLHTGIQWNQLRTRRNEIHWSNVYKWQNRWSKDGSYEKLFEASVLHLLETDQLDATCLHGDGSNTVVKKGVMA
- a CDS encoding transposase, which codes for MPSWRWVKYGRQKRGDGIGYSGHKHQKGEKELTITDNHGFIIAPITTQPVNKHDTTILPEAFSDMSAFSKRIGMDLSGSALTLDSGFDSKANHHLITAHGLIPVIYPNRRNAKEPIVIARMFRWFRKEIYKDRYKVERTFGWQDTYRKLALSYDTLKETRLGFRLLAYSNVSLINN